One Takifugu flavidus isolate HTHZ2018 chromosome 3, ASM371156v2, whole genome shotgun sequence genomic window, CACCTGCAATGCAAATAAGcaaataaataagcaaataaatgcaaataaaatgctgcatttccaagcaaacacaaaagaaactCTTCAGAGATTCGGCACTTCGAGTTTCCCTGACTCATAAAGTAAGTCAGGAGCCTTAAcatcctctcttctgtctgtctgtcagtccgTCCGCCCGCCAGTGGCTTACATAAGCATGAGGCTGCCAGCAGCATCAGGTTGGCCTCCTGGAGAACCTCCTGGGCACATAATGAGGGAGGAGGcgagagaagaggatgaggaactGAACAGGTAACGATGGGGGGAGGGATTGCGATGAGTGGATGACGTGGACGGCGATCGATCACACCTGAGGCTGACTAATCCCGCCTCCGCCAGATTATTCTGGAGTCTGGATGAGTGACACACTCTGTGACGCACAGATGAGATGCATAGTGTTGTCATGCTTTACTTTTGAATGAACATTTTATGTAATTTAAATAGAAAAGTAGAGAGGaatcagcagcctgcagcaaGATCATTTTATCCCaagctcacctgtgtgtgtgggtgggtgtgtgtgtgtggatgtgtgtgcgtgtgtgtgtgtgtcccagtccCAGTAGGCAGCTTCAAGCTTTGTTGACCCCACCCTCATGAGTACAACATAGTCAGATGGAGATTCAAGTTCACTGCTATCAAGGGCACAGCTGGCATtgccatacacacacacacacacacacacacacacgcacgcacagagagagagagagagagtgaaagcaTGTCACTTGAAATCCATAGTCCTTAGAGAGACAGTAGAAGCACATGCATATATTTGGACATGTAATGAGGACACAGCCCACCAATTAGGGAGGTctagtgtgcgcgtgtgtgtctgtgtgtgtgtgtgtgtgtgtgtgtgtgtgtgtcaccagtCCCGCCAGGGGATGGAGACGAAAACCCAGCGGAGGGGAGCCGACCCCATTCAGAGCTGGTAATCCAATTCTGGAAGCTGTCTTTtagatgagtgtgtgtatgtgtgcatgtatcTACACTATCAAACGGATTTGAATGTGTGTAGGTGTGGGCGGGGGCTGGCGGTCACGTCAGAGTCGTATTATCGGCGTTCTCCGTCCTCCTGTAAGGGTTCAGTTGTTTTCTCTTAAAAACCATTCCTCCCACTCTCccctgggagggggggctaCCGTGGACACCACCTCCCCGTCCTCCCACGTACGTCGCCTCCACCATTAGCTCTCAACTAACCCAATAACGGGCCCTTTTATCTGATCGGGTTGCACAATAATGAATGTCGGGGGACGTTTTCAGGTGGAGGGTTCAGGGGACAGATCAGCCAAAAAGACTGTTTTTGTGTCCTACTTTAATGTgtccccacaccacaccacaccacacacaccacaccacaccacaccacaccacaccacaccacctgCATCACCAAAATTTAAAATATAGATCTTACTAATACATAAGTAAGAACCTTTTTGTAGAAATGAACTGAAAAGtctaccaccaccaccccactcCTCCAAAAAcaattaagttgtttttttgtaaaattcAAGCAGAAGCAGCAATGGTGGGTGAAGAGATAACCCGTGGGATCTGCTGAACGGGGCTGGGAAAGATCAACATGCTTGTGGGGGAGGTCCCGAGTTGAAAACCCACTGGGTCTCCACGGAGTGCAGGGAGAATGGTGCGCTGGAACAGAGCGTCATTATCTCCTTTGTGACTCCAGGAAACCAGAGATGCTCCTCTGCTGAGCAAatgagtgacacacacacacacacaccacacacacacacacagacacagaaaagtGGATTGAAACACGCCCATGTCTCCTCTCGCCCCCCCTGAAAACTTTTTGCATTCGCTGCCGTTCCAATTATCCTTCCATCATCCCCAGCTCCTCTTTTATCTGTTGGAAAAGTCAGTGTGGTTTAATGAAAGGGAGACAGTCGTCTCTGACGCTCCCCACTGGGTCTCGTCTCATTAGCTTAGAGCTTAAAACATAcgaaagtaaaagaaaaaaactgtatGTATCATCACAAAAAAGTGCTGGGAAGTAGTTCCCTTTGCTTACTTTTACAATTTACTTCCAGAAAACGTGAAGAAAAGGTCATCACCCAGATCCATATGCATGTTTACGCCATTTCTtgttacttcctgtctgatAGCCAATGAGGCAGTGTCAATGCATTTCCAATTAGCTGGTTTGCAAGCGAAACACAACCCATCGCGGGGGCCTATGCAACGTATGGGTTCAGCAATTAGGAAGGGCCAACTCACAATGCTGCTAATGGCGTTAGCAAGTGCTCATTAGTGAATTTTCACAGCTTGCAAGTAAAGAGCTTAGCAGCTTAAATCCAAAGCTCAAATAGCTCGTGCGTTAGGCTCGAAATGACCTGAGTCTGCATAGACGAAGGATCCGCTTTAATTAAAAATCTTTAACACACTAAAGTATTCATCTTTCCACATTTTGCATTCCTGCTTGATGTTTGGAGATGTTTTAATGGGGCCTGATTCAGTTTTGCAGGgtgggcgggggtgggggggtacatATGTAGGATGTGCAGAGGCACAGGTCCATTTTTGAAGTAAAGTTTTCCCCTCCACACAACCTCCCCATTAGCACCCCACTCCTATTTTCACAATTGTCCGTAGGCTCCCCCTCACTTATCGAACGGGCTTCACATGATAGACAACAAAATGCTTGTTTTTTCAAATCAAAAGCGCTGCGGgggccttgtgtgtgtgtgtgtgtgtgtgtgtgtgtgtggtgtgtgtgtgtgtgtgtgtgtgtgtgtgtgtgtgtggtggaggggTCGTCAGAGAGGTACACAGTAAAGGAAAGAATGAGCCCTAATCATGGGACTATGGGGCCGTAGGTGTAGACTTCTGCTGGGCAACATTAACTGataaaaatgagtttttcttttaattgaatGTGCATATTCACGCCTGTCAGCTTGTGTTTTCTGGCTTTCAAGCTCGTGTAACGTGCCATGCGTCGATGCCATCTCTGTCTGCATTAGCATTTGAAAAAAGAATGAGTATGAGAATGAGTGTGGGAGAGGAAATATGCATGCACAACGTGTCTCCGCTAGCCCGGAACTGTAATGGAATAAAAATCAGAGGTTGCACACTGTCACCTCTGTTTATTCTCTCTACAAAAATAACCAACAGAGTCAGAGACCCCGTCCTGCCCACCAGTCGCCCACACTCTTGACATCAGCAGGAGCCGCTTTCTACCTGTAAAAGTTGAGGTTGCGTTCTGTCATTAATGCCTGTCTCTGCCATTGGTGTTTACTCTCAGAGGTCTAAGCTAAGTGCTCTTTGCTTCTCTGCTCCCATAATGGCTGAAAAGGGTCCATACAAACATACTGCTGTGGAGTCCGCAACACCCACGGTTGTATTTCTTCCTGACAGTTCTGAGGGGAAGTTTATGATGACATTTTCACTGGATAAGAGTGACATTTAGAACCCCctttcttcttcatttcattAAATTACAACCTACTGGTGTAGAGAGAGAGATTAGCCAGCCAACATACCAGTAGCCTGTGAATTTTTGGCTATATTGCCATTTCGTGTGTTCTTTTCAACACTGCAGTTTGCATAATTAAATACCAAAATCCAGTTTAACCtacaaaaaagtgtttttgcATGTGATGGAATCTGAGTGTTACATTTAGCATGTCATTTCTAACATATTTCCTCTCTGAGGCGCAGATCCAATAGAGAAGAAATTTCATAGACAGTACATTGTTCTGCAGATAAATTAAGGATAACACCGGTTTCAGTAACTCTGTGCATATGGCTAGCTTGATGTGAACACGAATAACCTGTCCAGATGTGGCTAAAATGtcatttcagaaaaaaaacactggctGAAATAAGAGTTATGATAGATGAAGCCATAGGAGGGAGTAACTCATTAACTTGATATAAAAGTAAATTAAAACCGCCCGACAGCAGCCATTCCTTCTATTCTTCTCGGGTTTAGAAGTGGAACGGAAGCCGACTCAGCTTGTCCACCCACTCCTTCATGTATCATTTCCACCTGTCTCGCTGCTAATGTGTTTCATATTTACAGAGATGATTTCtaactcctctccctccctctgtgtATCAACTGCAGCCCGAGAGCAAACATACTGTGTGTGCACAATATAGCGGGAGAGATGAGAACTAATTAAATcaacagcagaaataaagcccTAGCCCCCCTGGTGTGATTGGAAATGACAAAACGCTGACAGCGGCAAATctgtctgctcctgcagctAAAACTTGATCTGGCCCCCGCTTCCGGTGATCACAAGCGATGGAACCTGGGCGAGATGGAGGAAGAAATAATGTGaatccacctcctctttctATTCAACTTTTGTCTTTCTTATCATTTCTGGAACATATGTGAAGGGAATTTGACATCAGAGGTGCTagtggagagaggaggtgacGCACATCATCAGGAATAACCTGCTGCCTACAACGCCGCCCTCCAACCTGCACACttcaaacagacagaaagtGGGGAGGGATGAAAAGAACACTAAACATCAGTGATGTGGTCCTTTCTCGCCATCATAAAAAGCGTGACTCATGAAACGAGGTGCGAATGCAACCACAAATACGGCCTTACCAGCAAAAATAGCTCAAGTGACTAGCAACATAGTGTGTTTTGCACGTTATTGTGTTTGCGCGCCTCTATAATCATTCTAATCATTTTGGATTGTCAACTTGACCATCCCAAAGTCACAACGCACCATGAATGCAACCCACCCTCCAAATACAAAGCGGTGCAAAAACAATTTTCTCAATTCCTCTAGCTTATTAGCATTCGACATTTTGGGGTCTGAATGACCGACCGGGGCACACGGGGAGGAGACGCAGTCCAATTGTTTCGCTCGTATCAAATATGCCGTTTTGCTTCTACAAGAAGCAATTTCTCTACCCATTTAGGGAGCCATGCTGAATAGAAGTCATTCGCAGCTATTGATTGCAGCCCGGAATATCTGGTTTGGGTCTTCAGGGAAAACACAAACAATTTGCTCTAATGCACAGAATAATACGCATGACCGCATATTTTCATCATAATGGGACAAAGCACAGACAAAAAGACACCGAAGGATGGTTTAAATTCATTCAAACTTTATTTGTCCCTCTCCCATTTGTCCCCACAAAGCTTTGGGGCCCCTAGCTCTGATTGTCATTAGCCAACGGTTCAGAGCCccgtcacacacagacagcacagcGTTCACTTTTCTAAGTTCACAGCTAGGCTAAGTCCATGAAAAGAGGCTGGGTAGGAGCCAAATGACCACaagaaatggaagaaaacaggtagagaatgttaaaaaaatgtatttggcTTTGATTTTGTACATGAGATGAACTCTACAAATCCCAGAAAAAGACCAATTCCAACAATGTTCCGATCCcgaaaaataaattaacatcAAGCCCTGACGTTTCCTGTGCAAAAAAGGCATTCCAATCACAAACGCGACAGATTATTTCACCAATGCTGGGAAGTCACCAGATTTGCTGATATTTTTGGTCTTGGTTTTTATCTTGGGATATGTGTACAataaaaaaagctgtttaaacATCGTTAAGAGCAGAGGTGTTGCGACTCAGTTCTCAAGGGCAGCAACCCAGCCAGATTTTATGTCCTACCAAGTAGACAAAGCTTTTCACCTTGGATCCCGATTTCATTTGTGAAAGTGTTTTCCACCTGGCTGgatagaaaacctggctggCTCGCGGTCcctgacacccctgatttagatGGTCTTTACAGTGTATGTACTTCAAATAAATATTAGACACATTGGTACATTCCAcgtacctgtaaataaataaaactgttcACAGCTGAGAAAAGTACATTTTGAATTCATATATTCGTTGCCACTCCAGAAAGCTGTTTATTTTCTGCTCCACTTATTTCCTGCGGACCAGAGGTCTGCGTCTTTCATTATGGTAATCTAGGGCGTGGCGGGCCCCAGACCGCTGCCGCAAGTTGTGGTCAAGTGTTCAAACACCACTGAGAGGAAAATTAATATTAAAGTGACTGCGTTTGTTTCAATGTATGTCCGGTGTGGGCTGGAGTTGCGTTATGATTGTGAGCATTAATTTTTATACCGCGACGGGCCTCCCTTCACTTCTGCGGCTTAAAATTCTATTTTGTTAAAGGTTCAGTCACTCATTGgcaaagaaaaaatgttttatccAGTGATATAtgaaacaaatgtttaaaataatacaGTAATGGGACAAGCCCcaataataaataatacataGCTTTGATCACTTTTTACTGACATTACTTGCATTTGTTGCCATGCAAACATGGCTGATTATAGAACAAATTTGAATATTAACGGTCTAGCTAGttctcacacaggcacaaacaagGCGTTTCACTCGCACATACGCAAACATCCTTCTTAATTTCTTAGTGGGTGGTACCCTGCTGGTCACGGATGGAACTTGAGAACGCAAATGACGGTGGATGTGATGGAACGCATTAAAACTGGATTACAGCTGAGTCAGGCGATGACATTTTTCAGGTCCCAGCTAGACAGAATAAGCAGCTTTGTTCTGGTCCTCGCGTTCTTAAAATGTACAACTGTGTAACCCAAGCGCTTGGGCCATAGGAGGGCCTTGAGAGGCgtgattaaatattcaaaaactACCACTCGAAGGCTTCAAGTCTTTGTCCTGATGAcctgttttgtttgtgctgATGTGTGTAGCATAGGGTTGCTGGTAGTTTATTAAATCCACACCTTTCCTAAAGGCCTACTACACAGGCGAGTTATTGCCACAACAACCTCTATGATGAGTCTGTGTGATACGAGAGGTGAACTCAGCTGGTGGTCTGTGCGAGAAGTCTGACCAGAAGGTAGCAGTGGGGGTTGAGAGGATGCGCAGAGGAAACCGGAGAGGTTGAAGGCTTCAAGTTGTGTGTCCGGTCACAGCACGACTTGAAGTGATAGTCAGTGGGCAAATTCTCTCTGGATAAGGTCCAACTCATGTTTAACCTCCTTGAGAGCTTCAGGGTTGTTGATTGCGGTGTCCTATTAACGGTGGGACATTATCTCGTTGTCTGTCTAGCCTCTTAGGGAGCTCTATGGAAGCCTGACAGCCGATCCCTTTATGTCATTATGTCTCTCCCAAGGACTTTAAATGGCATATGTTAAGGAGAGAAAGCAAAAGAGAGGCCGGGAAACAAAGTGAAAGCAGGAAACATGAAACTTCTGCAGCCTGATGCACACAGAGACCACTCTGTGTTTTACAATAGGTCTTATATCGCTACTTCCCTATGGAGTCCCAGTAGCACATGACGGATTTGCTTCAAAGAACCTACTTTCACTGTAAACCCTCTCCTATCAGCTGCATCCTCTAGAGTGCTGACTTGTGCAATTTAGCTGAGTAGTGCAGATGGCTTGAACCACTGTGTGCCCAAAGACATTCTGTTTCACAAAAGTAAGAATTGGGGTTTCAAGGTGAAGTCTGGGAATGTGTAACCACCCATATTAACACATATTTCAAGACAGATCCAACAATGACCATTGCCCAGTTTCCCACACCCTGGGCCAACCAGAGACCGGCGTATCAAGAGTAGAATTGTGCAGTCTGTTGGGCACAGGATTGTATTCAAGTCTCTATTTTTCAGTGGCTGCATTTTGGGTTCGTGAGGTTTCAGTCCCAACATTAGGATCTTGAGGTGCTGCGGTCTGCTTTGAGTTGGTGAACCCCGTTACTGAAACAGAGCCGGGGGCAGAAGGAGGCAGCTGGCTCTGTTGCACTTGTGGATGCCGTGGTGTGGTTCTACGAAttggcagagggagagggtgtGACTGCTGAGGAGACCGCAACTGGTGGCCCCGACGGTAGCGTATGGATTGGGATCGTAGAAGCACCTGTGTATACTGGACCTCTGGCATGATGAGCTTAAAGCAGAGCTCCTGAGCCTGGCTTGAATATCTTCGGCTGAGATTTGCCGGGAGATCATATCCCATAATGTCAACTTTCCCACTTGGCTGCCAGGGGCGGAGATTGTTGTTTTTGATCTGTGAGGCAGACCGAAGGAGTGGCACTGTCCCATCAAAGCAGCTTCTCATTAGCTTCTCTTGGGCCTGGCGGAGAAATTGCACCTCTCGGGCGACACAGGCCAGACCTAGAGCTGAAATCTGCCGCCAGAGGGATGCATTAAAGTGATCATAGAGACGAGCGTCCAATGAATTCCAGGAGCGGATCTTTGTGGCAAGGCCTGGTGTCAGGCTGCGCTTGGAACTTGCCTTCCGCATGTTGAGCTTAAAATACAGAATGTCATCCAGGTCCCAAGAGAGGAGATGCCGAAGGAGAACTAGTGACTCATCAAAGTACTCTGCAATCATCACTAGGGAAAAGACCTTCTCTACCTCCGCTAGAGAGGCCTGCACAtactcctcatcctctcctgaGCGATCCTTGTCTAAACCCAAGTCAAAGGCTAGAGTGTTGCGCGCGTACATGGAGTCCTTCTCTTTAGCTTGGTAATAGCGCCAGGGATCGGTAAAGAAAGTCTCCAAGGAGCCATCTCGGACTCTCTTGAAACTCTGACAGTGATGGTAGAAATATGTGAACGAGGATTCAAACATGGCGCTGGGCTCTCTGAGGATCGTGATGTATATTGTGTTGTTTGGCATCAgccgctgcagctctgccttGTTGAAGCGCATGTGGCTGGTGATGATGTTGGGCGGCAACGTGTGTGGATGGACAAAGTGGGAGGTGAAAGTGTGCGGGTAACAGAATTGGTGAGCACAAGACTGCACCGGCAACGCCACCGTCAGGTTGTTGCGCTCTGCGAAGCGAAAAAGCAGGTTCTGCATGGTGGAGCTGGCCGTTTTGTGAGTCTTGAGGAAGGCCACATTGGTGTGCTTGGGTTTCAGGCCTGGTGCAGGGTGGGACTGGAGCGAAGGACAACTAAAATAGAAAGGCTCCATGATCCTGGGAAAAGACAATGATGGTTAGGGGGAAAGCAACAGATAAAATGGGTAAAAAATGAAGCAATTAGCATGGGAACAGAAAAGAGTGCTGTCAAATAACTCCGCTTTTATAATTGGTCTCTCGATTAAAGTTGGAAATGCATCGGCTTAAAAATACACATGCTAACAAATTATAATTAGCCTCTGTGTTAAATTGTCTTTAACAAGATGAGAGGAGTTGTCGCCTGCAGAAGCTTAAGTTACCATATGATGTGAGAAAAGAAGTTTCGGTCTCGACTTACCAGCTTGAGTGGATCCCTTGGTGCAGCAGAAGGCTGAGGGTACTTATGGCAACGATAAATAGGAATATCTTCTTCCGCAACATCTTTTCTGGCTTTAGTAGGGCTGCGGGAAACAAGAGGAGTGATGTCAGGCCATAAATTTAGGATTTAGACAGGTAGCGTTGAAGTAGagagaacacaaaaacaaggatgAAGTATTGACTTTATTCTTGGTACCATTAATTACAGGAGTTCTCTGAGGACAGAACCCCCTATCCTTTTTGTAAACGATCAGTAAAATTTGGTAGCACcgtcatttttcttttacaagATCTGCCGAAAAATAACGTACTACCATTTAGCGTTTCATGCAGTTGTGTGGAACAATCTGAAAAGATTTAAGGCACATTTGTGTTTATGAAGTTGCTTTTCTGggaaaaatgaggagaaaaatgaTAGAAAGACAGATAACAGCCTGGATCTGTGAGCTGGAGAGATTTTTGTTCTTATGCAATAACAGTGAGATACCCGCAGCTGTAATTGTCACATTCACTGGTCATGAGCTTTCATATTCTTTTGGCATGAACCCTGAACAGATGGCCCCACACGCTAGCTCCTGTCAAAGacgacacacacatatgtgggAAACCCAACAGAGCGTCTCTGTGAGAGCACAGGAAGCGGCCACGCCGCTCGACCCCTCACTGTCAAAGCGCCACTGGGAGGGAATCCAACCCTCCACCGTCAGCATGTCGCTGGCATCGCTGTGTTTAATATCTCCCGTCAGTTAAACATGTTAGTGTCCGTCTGTGAGCTGACTGCCGGAGAGGATCTGAAGGGCAGGAGCAGGAAACGACTGATGGAGTTATTTGGTATTTAAATTGGGAGTAAAACTGACATGTCTGAGCTCTGGCCAAGGCTTGGAGTGTGAAATGAACAGTGGACAAAGCCACTGCCTGATGAGATTTATTGTCTTAAAATCGCGGTGCTTATTTTGAgttttgaaatatttaattCAGGTGGGCGGTgacagctcagtctgttgggaactacACTGAGAAGCGGAGAGTTCTTTGTTcaagccccagggcagacaaaacatggaaggtgttgtgGTAGTAgtggaggtgccagaacaccttcagagcattgcccaggtacccttgaggtTCTGCaaccacaaatgctcatatagggccctgcgaccCTGCCTGTGCCCAGTGTGTACCCTCCCCacgaccccgaaagggataaagtgatttagaagaggagatgagaagGTGAGTATCTAATTCAGTTATAAACAGTGGACGTCCACCCTAAACAATGCTAAATAAATGGTAATGCTAATACCCTAAATGGTAATGTTAATACCCAAAATTCTCATGCTGATTTTGCTAAGAAGTTAGCTTTTTTTATGGCTCTATATTTG contains:
- the LOC130522142 gene encoding galactose-3-O-sulfotransferase 3-like, producing MLRKKIFLFIVAISTLSLLLHQGIHSSWIMEPFYFSCPSLQSHPAPGLKPKHTNVAFLKTHKTASSTMQNLLFRFAERNNLTVALPVQSCAHQFCYPHTFTSHFVHPHTLPPNIITSHMRFNKAELQRLMPNNTIYITILREPSAMFESSFTYFYHHCQSFKRVRDGSLETFFTDPWRYYQAKEKDSMYARNTLAFDLGLDKDRSGEDEEYVQASLAEVEKVFSLVMIAEYFDESLVLLRHLLSWDLDDILYFKLNMRKASSKRSLTPGLATKIRSWNSLDARLYDHFNASLWRQISALGLACVAREVQFLRQAQEKLMRSCFDGTVPLLRSASQIKNNNLRPWQPSGKVDIMGYDLPANLSRRYSSQAQELCFKLIMPEVQYTQVLLRSQSIRYRRGHQLRSPQQSHPLPLPIRRTTPRHPQVQQSQLPPSAPGSVSVTGFTNSKQTAAPQDPNVGTETSRTQNAATEK